Proteins from a genomic interval of Macadamia integrifolia cultivar HAES 741 unplaced genomic scaffold, SCU_Mint_v3 scaffold69, whole genome shotgun sequence:
- the LOC122069700 gene encoding heavy metal-associated isoprenylated plant protein 30, with the protein MANNDLQIVPGCKNVEPQHVEMMVPLYSYGCGRKIKKALSHFRGIYSVTVDYKLQKVTVWGICNKYDVLATIRRKRKEARFWDIDHNDDEHTTSSSPPPPAHRHNHAAIMSVIPNKLCSLSLHWRTWKKNKADLLRSYHRKH; encoded by the exons ATGGCGAATAACGACCTGCAAATTGTGCCGGGTTGCAAGAATGTGGAGCCACAGCACGTAGAAATGATGGTGCCTCTATACTCTTACGGTTGCggcagaaaaataaagaaggccTTGTCCCATTTCAGAG GGATATATTCGGTAACAGTGGATTACAAACTACAAAAGGTGACAGTGTGGGGTATCTGCAACAAATACGATGTGCTAGCCACCatcaggagaaaaagaaaggaagctcgTTTCTGGGACATCGACCATAACGATGATGAACACACcacatcttcttctcccccaccTCCTGCCCACCGCCACAACCACGCTGCGATCATGAGCGTCATCCCTAACAAGCTCTGCTCTCTGAGTCTCCACTGGAGAACATGGAAGAAGAACAAGGCTGACTTACTAAGATCCTACCATCGTAAGCACTAG
- the LOC122069702 gene encoding heavy metal-associated isoprenylated plant protein 30-like, whose amino-acid sequence MATTLQRTLRSFVSTIQYCYFLIYQDNHHKSYQTNRSYTHRKEMPKARPLSLQTVELKVRMCCDGCARVVKNAIHKLRGVDSVEVELEMEKVTVTGYVDRNKVLKAVRRSGKKAEFWPYPDPPLYFTSANYYFKDTTHDYKESYNYWRHGYNIADRHGVIPATSRGDDKVSNMFNDDNVNACCLM is encoded by the exons ATGGCTACAACATTGCAGAGGACGTTACGCTCCTTCGTCTCCACCATCCAATACTGTTACTTTCTTATCTATCAAGACAATCACCATAAATCATATCAAACTAACAGATCCTACACCCATCGAAAGGAAATGCCTAAGGCTCGTCCACTATCGTTGCAG actgTGGAGCTTAAAGTGAGGATGTGTTGCGATGGCTGCGCAAGAGTTGTCAAAAATGCCATACACAAGCTTAGAG GGGTTGATTCAGTGGAGGTGGAGTTAGAGATGGAGAAGGTGACGGTGACAGGGTACGTGGACCGGAATAAGGTTTTGAAAGCAGTGAGGAGGAGTGGGAAGAAAGCAGAATTTTGGCCTTACCCAGACCCACCTTTGTACTTCACGTCGGCGAATTATTACTTCAAGGACACAACCCATGACTATAAAGAGAGCTACAACTACTGGAGGCATGGTTACAATATTGCAGACAGACATGGTGTTATTCCTGCTACTTCCAGAGGCGACGATAAGGTTAGCAACATGTTCAATGATGACAACGTCAACGCTTGCTGCCTCATGTAA
- the LOC122069698 gene encoding uncharacterized protein LOC122069698 — protein MAFGSFSHGSSASSSNLSPLAQPFTVDRFLPKPNLNPLVPFGEDPYLHSYPPAFDNWHHLPPPTSLPDSFSCSNSYSDSASTHAPNLSCATNYGYYGSQSINSFGTHIKPNTATSSVVSFPYDQQQSESIRTTLVEAKPYYPQYPSLSIHDDTSPVVLNESACDMLSASSFAPFDGAYHTGYTGGFSVDYMDQWNGFCDSLPDEEQGRRKGLDGNSLISRNYGTISMTDKSSLKQGMYVFFFPSKLESQ, from the coding sequence atggcttTTGGTTCTTTCAGTCATGGGAGTTCAGCATCATCGTCAAACCTGTCGCCCTTAGCACAGCCTTTCACTGTTGATCGTTTCCTTCCCAAACCCAATCTAAACCCACTCGTACCTTTTGGTGAGGACCCTTACTTGCATTCCTACCCGCCTGCTTTCGACAATTGGCACCATTTGCCCCCTCCTACTTCCTTACCGGATTCATTCTCCTGTTCTAATTCCTATTCTGACTCAGCCTCGACCCATGCCCCCAATCTCTCCTGTGCCACCAATTATGGGTACTACGGTTCTCAGTCTATCAACTCATTTGGTACCCATATAAAGCCCAATACTGCAACTTCTTCTGTTGTTTCCTTCCCTTATGATCAGCAGCAGTCGGAGAGCATTAGAACTACTCTTGTTGAAGCAAAGCCATATTATCCCCAGTACCCATCATTATCTATTCATGATGATACGTCCCCTGTGGTACTCAATGAGTCTGCTTGTGATATGTTGTCAGCTTCTAGTTTTGCTCCTTTTGATGGGGCCTATCATACTGGTTACACTGGAGGCTTTTCTGTGGACTACATGGATCAGTGGAATGGCTTTTGTGACAGTCTGCCTGATGAGGAGCAGGGTAGAAGGAAGGGCCTTGATGGAAATTCGCTCATCAGCAGGAACTATGGCACCATTTCAATGACTGACAAAAGTTCCCTAAAGCAAGGtatgtatgtatttttttttcctagcaAGTTGGAGTCCCAATAA